A portion of the Malassezia japonica chromosome 3, complete sequence genome contains these proteins:
- a CDS encoding uncharacterized protein (COG:S; EggNog:ENOG503NXBM), whose product MEDALDAYVQGASRAPCKVAVSDRVPAGRGLVLTADVEPGELVLEVPPSVLLNCSSMHKRHALGNAPRKNAFEKRGAGGPLSSHQVISCALAQWRAGGRPDTVLAPFLVSLPDAFPTAPLTWAVEGGMENTDILKSLSHTARSRADQVKSRFDRDWHHIAEITSQAMYQDIWASMGMCGTAPTISQHDFLWGWMCTNSRCVYMDLGYAQHPDNFTLAPLLDMANHTAVPWLECKVRYDVRGGLELLAPSQPRPERAGRQGWRKGDEVCITYGAHANTTLLAEYGFVLPADLHPDDAYYTGNRYNDVLLDEAIITLLDTQGDVGQWKRELLESEGYWADYSIHPSPAPAHPSHRLHTALRLVCMEIDEAKRQKTPGARPESRTRTDAERVWRLVTRGGRESISSANEDAVRKQLSTLCNALHASHAQKLAMLASIQGTDPEAIRIVQQVLYEEQRIAELVRISAEKGDAW is encoded by the exons ATGGAAGACGCGCTGGACGCATACGTGcaaggcgcgtcgcgcgcgccgtgcaaGGTCGCCGTGTCGGACCGTGTGCCAG CGGGTCGCGGGCTGGTGCTCACGGCGGACGTCGAGCCGGGggagctcgtgctcgaagtgccgccgagcgtgctgcTGAACTGCTCGTCGATGCACAAGCGCCATGCGCTTGGCAATGCGCCGCGGAAGAATGCATTTGAGAAGCGGGGGGCCGGCGGGCCTCTGTCATCACACCAGGTTATTTCGtgtgcgcttgcgcagtggcgcgcaggcgggCGGCCGGATACCGTGCTCGCGCCTTTTCTCGTATCGCTGCCGGACGCATTTCCCACCGCCCCGCTGACGTGGGCCGTCGAGGGCGGCATGGAAAACACAGATATTTTAAAATCACTGTCGCATACTGCACGCAGCCGCGCAGACCAAGTAAAGAGCCGCTTTGATCGCGACTGGCACCACATCGCCGAG ATCACGTCCCAGGCCATGTACCAGGACATTTGGGCGTCGATGGGCATGTGTGGCACAGCACCGACAATATCCCAGCACGACTTTTTATGGGGCTGGATGTGCACCAACTCGCGCTGTGTCTACATGGACTTGGGGTATGCACAGCACCCGGACAACTTtacgcttgcgccgctACTTGATATGGCGAATCACACGGCCGTGCCGTGGCTTGAATGCAAGGTGCGCTACGATGTGCGTGgtggcctcgagctccttgcaCCGAGCCAGCCCCGGCCAGagcgcgctgggcggcaGGGCTGGCGCAAGGGCGACGAGGTCTGCATTAcgtacggcgcgcacgcgaaCACGACGCTCCTTGCCGAGTACGGGTTCGTGCTCCCCGCGGATCTGCATCCCGACGATGCGTACTATACCGGGAATCGGTACAATGacgtcctgctcgacgaggccatCATCACTCTGCTGGATACCCAAGGCGATGTGGGGCAGTGGAAGCGTGAACtgctcgagagcgaggGTTACTGGGC cgacTATTCCATCCATCCCTCCCCCGCACCGGCGCATCCGTCGCACCGCCTAcacacggcgctgcgcctggtCTGTATGGAGATCGACGAAGCGAAACGCCAAAAGACGccgggcgcacggcccgaGTCACGTACACGCaccgatgccgagcgcgtaTGGCGCCTCGTCACGCGCGGGGGCCGCGAGTCGATCTCGTCTGCCAACGAAGATGCGGTGCGCAAGCAACTCAGCACGCTATGcaatgcgctgcacgcgtcCCATGCCCAAAAGCTAGCCATGCTTGCTTCTATACAGGGTACTGATCCCGAGGCAATACGCATCGTACAGCAGGTGCTCTATGAAGAGCAGCGCATTGCGGAGCTAGTCCGTATTTCCGCTGAAAAAGGCGACGCGTGGTAA
- the PFA4 gene encoding protein S-acyltransferase (COG:I; EggNog:ENOG503Q502; TransMembrane:4 (o51-76i88-109o188-208i229-248o)) codes for MEASPAARPEASGYVSESEDEHEEVAPLEGIELDYTPTHPPPRSLLSPKEILWVTGVVLVMVFLHLSPQFFIMLPYYRTTRSFSFEQLVRVLGIFNVLVAYMYITYYQAVTSDAGGVPPRWTPDEAMAEYGVELSSEHRRFCYKCNAFKPPRAHHCKQCKRCVLRMDHHCPWIGNCVGNGNHAHFMRFITALTIAGTYLLAMLCLRVVDWWNTDWYFARPSTSEVVMLVLNYLVGIPPILLTSIMMWYQIYLLAINNTTIETHELDRVMRQIRRGQIPFTEFPFDVGVWRNYTEIFGSNILLWPWPFSKPVHDGLLYPVSADEPEVQFLWPPPDPRARQRRRHDLPDSAFTYGDEQLNPALQPSNAAELARHAQHSLNGSPGAEDEDEEFDFSPRVRVRRGSEGLEVRPPQYSRMFLADPAQESSSGDAPYGSYLEYGAEAPTAPEKSSPKIVDVSFDEDEIPLGHLVRRHTHDTGDPIS; via the exons ATGGAAgcctcgccggccgcgcgtccAGAGGCGAGTGGGTATGTGTCCGAGAGTGAGGACGAGCACGAGGAggttgcgccgctcgaagGCATTGAGCTTGATTATACCCCCACGCACCCTCCCCCACGCTCGCTTCTGAGCCCGAAAGAGATTCTATG GGTGACGGGTGTCGTGTTGGTCATGGTCTTTTTGCATCTCTCGCCGCAGTTCTTTATAATGCTGCCCTACTaccgcacgacgcgctcgttTTCGTTTGAGCAGCTGGTGCGCGTGCTTGGGATATTCAACGTGCTTGTGGCCTACATGTACATCACCTACTACCAGGCGGtgacgagcgacgcgggcggcgtgccgccccGCTGGACGCCCGACGAGGCAATGGCAGAGTacggcgtcgagctctCGTCCGAGCACCGCCGATTCTGCTACAAGTGCAACGCGTTCAaaccgcctcgagcgcaccaCTGCAAGCAGTGCAAGCGGTGCGTGCTGCGGATGGACCATCACTGCCCGTGGATCGGAAACTGCGTCGGAAACGGAAACCACGCGCACTTTATGCGCTTTATTACGGCGCTGACCATTGCAGGGACGTACCTGCTCGCGATGCTGTgcctgcgcgtcgtcgactgGTGGAATACCGACTGGTACTTTGCGCGCCCGTCGACGTCCGAGGTCGTGATGCTCGTGCTGAACTACCTCGTGGGCATTCCGCCGATCCTGCTCACGAGCATCATGATGTGGTACCAGATCTACCTGCTTGCGATCAACAACACTACCATCGAGACGCACGAGCTGGATCGTGTCATGCGGCAGATCCGCCGGGGACAGATCCCGTTTACCGAGTTCCCTTTCGACGTGGGCGTCTGGCGCAATTATACCGAGATCTTTGGCTCGAATATCCTCCTGTGGCCCTGGCCGTTTTCCAAGCCGGTGCACGACGGGCTCCTGTACCCTGTCTCGGCAGACGAAC CCGAAGTGCAGTTCCTgtggccgccgccggatccccgcgcgcgccagcgccgccggcacgACCTGCCCGACTCGGCGTTTACCTATGGCGATGAACAGCTGAACCCCGCGTTGCAGCCGTCCAACGccgcggagctcgcgcggcacgcacagCATTCGCTCAACGGCTCGCCCGgtgccgaggacgaggacgaggagtTTGACTTTTCGCcacgcgtgcgcgtgcgccgcggcagcgagggcctcgaggtgcgcccACCGCAGTACAGCCGCATGTTTCTCGCAGATCCCGCGCAGGAATCGTCGAGTGGCGATGCGCCGTACGGCAGCTATCTCGAgtacggcgccgaggcgcccacGGCCCCGGAAAAGTCCTCGCCCAAGATCGTCGACGTGAGCTTTGACGAAGACGAAATTCCTCTCGGCCACCTCGTCCGGCGGCACACGCACGATACCGGCGATCCTATCTCGTAG
- the PEX19 gene encoding Peroxisome chaperone and import receptor (EggNog:ENOG503NVVR; COG:U; BUSCO:EOG092635SS), giving the protein MSPPKPTAEDLDDLDDVLDDFQQKPASAAPPSESAAPSTTEAEPKAESGEGDAEDPLSDEFVKELTKNMESFMAQLGGQAGTQPPPTGAESGQGSQAVAEDEMMKQFERMLAGQGAGDKEPETKKEAPNAPASDASFQDVVQATMEKLRQSSADASNASSSDGNPFAGLGLNGNADLAQMLEALGGAGGGGEMPELTQMLSSMMEELMNKEVLYEPLKDMHSRFPAYFNSEAGKKLSEEEKSRYKKQEAIMGEIIGLFEAKDYSDKDAAKKKQVGDLVAEMQELGSPPQELLGEMPPELAGLNGMLGGEGGDDNCSIM; this is encoded by the exons ATGTCCCCACCGAAGCCAACGGCGGAAGATTTGGACGACCTGGACG ATGTCCTCGACGACTTCCAGCAGAAGCCTGCTTCCGCTGCCCCTCCGTCCGAgagtgccgcgccgagcacgaccgaggccgagccgaaggccgagtcgggcgagggcgacgcggaGGACCCCCTCTCTGATGAATTTGTCAAGGAGTTGACCAAGAACATGGAGTCGTtcatggcgcagctcggtggGCAGGCGGGCACCCAGCCCCCCCCTACCGGTGCCGAGTCCGGCCAAGGCAGCCAGGCGgtggccgaggacgagatgATGAAGCAGTTTGAGCGCATGCTTGCCGGGCAAGGCGCGGGCGACAAGGAGCCAGAGACCAAAAAGGAAGCCCCGAATGCGCCAGCATCCGATGCGAGTTTCCAGGACGTGGTCCAGGCGACAATGGAGAAGCTCCGGCAGTCGAGCGCCGATGCGAGCaacgcgtcgtcgagcgacggcaATCCGTTTGCCGGCCTCGGTCTCAACGGCAACGCGGACCTTGCACagatgctcgaggcgctcggtggcgcgggtggcggcggcgagatgCCCGAGCTGACGCAGATGCTGAGCTCTATGATGGAGGAGCTGATGAACAAGGAGGTGCTGTACGAGCCCCTGAAGGATATGCACTCGCGCTTCCCTGCCTACTTCAACTCGGAGGCGGGCAAGAAGCTGAGTGAGGAGGAAAAGAGCCGGTATAAGAAGCAAGAGGCGATCATGGGCGAGATTATCGGCCTGTTTGAGGCCAAGGACTACAGCGATAAGGACGCCGCCAAGAAGAAGCAGGTGGGCGACCTAGTGGCCGAGATGCAAGAGCTCGGCTCGCCCCCGCAGGAGCTGCTGGGCGAAATGCCCCCTGAGCTCGCCGGGCTCAATGGTATGCTAGGCGGCGAGGGTGGCGACGACAACTGCAGCATTATGTAG
- the MYO1_2 gene encoding class II myosin (COG:Z; BUSCO:EOG092608L0; EggNog:ENOG503NW13), with protein sequence MVISKRAGAKKAGRAGAPAAPPSNRGIVKADWREGFKKPQAGVSDMTLLTQISNEAISDNLRKRFENAEIYTYIGNVLISVNPFRDLGIYTDEILASYRGKNRLEMAPHVYAIAEGAYYNMLAYKENQCVIISGESGAGKTEAAKRIMQYIAAVSGNDGQSGIQGIKDMVLATNPLLESFGCAKTLRNNNSSRHGKYLEIMFDAHGTPIGANITNYLLEKGRVVGQIRNERNFHIFYQFTKAATPQQREMFGLQGPEAYAYTANSQCLDVPGIDDHADYAAARDAMNIIGLSEAEQTSIFRMLASILWLGNVTFAENQQGDAEIANADVPSFVAYLLEVDAGAVTRALTQRIMETQRGGRRGSVYEVPLNPTQAASVRDALSKAIYNNLFEWIVTRINTSLNARTQAANVIGVLDIYGFEIFDNNSFEQLCINYVNEKLQQIFIELTLKKEQEEYAQEQIQWTPIKYFNNKVVCDLIEERRPPGIFSALNDAMATAHADPAAADNSFVQRTSMLASNPHFEARGNKFLVRHYAGDVMYNVSGMTDKNKDALLKDILNLVDSSGNQFLKGLFPDRPDPDSKKRPPSAGDRIKASANLLVENLMRAQPSYIRTIKPNQNKSPSEYDGQAILHQIKYLGLQENVRVRRAGFAYRNTFEKIVQRFYLLSPATSYAGEYTWQGDARSGCERIFIDTGIARDEWQLGATKGFIKNPETLFALETMRDRYWHNMAMRIQRAFRAYMRYKHECARRIQRAWRRSREGNDFLVMRDYGHQVLAGRKERRRFSLISMRRFLGDYLDLNGSSAEGRMLRAAANIPAQEPVVFSARAQLLVSKLGRSSRPSPRFLVMTERTVYILVTQLVNKVPQTMCERRIALSSIRSAGLSGLRDDWVILNTGDEEGDPLLHLDFKTEFVSRILQQTRGSTHVNIANQLEYVRKGRKKAHVTFKKDESVQRGDVYKSSTVSVGSGEPPNSVSRPPARKKPGVVRPVTTGKLLRPGGPSTDRRAPAPAPRAVSAPAPRSVPAPAPRSVPAAPAASAAPAAPAPPARGLPPYLQGSAPAAPAAPAAPAAPAAPAAPAAPAAPPAPARTGAAPPIAGGLGGLAPPVTQLGAMAPVAGSRSVPSAPAAPAAPAVPAAPTAPAAPTPLASAAPTPFASAAPTPFAAAAPAAPAAPAAPAAPTASAAPAASSRAPPPPPPSRSRNPRYKALYDFATVEQGELPLRQGDIVDLEEKEESGWWLVKKDGVSGWAPADYLEPVPEAPPVKPRQPPVAPKPKPAAKPAEAPSWSAPDTNAAPVAVMPGMGEPGGFAAVLARKKAENAARGAAE encoded by the exons ATGGTCATTTCGAAGCGCGCGGGTGCGAAGAAAGCGGGCCGTGCgggtgcgccggcggcccCCCCGTCGAACCGCGGGATCGTCAAGGCGGACTGGCGCGAAGGCTTCAAGAAGCCGCAGGCCGGCGTGTCGGACATGACACTCCTGACGCAGATCAGCAACGAGGCGATCAGCGACAACCTCCGCAAGCGTTTTGAGAATGCCGAGATCTAC ACGTACATTGGAAACGTGCTGATTTCCGTCAATCCTTTCCGTGACCTGGGCATCTACACGGACGAGATTCTCGCGTCGTACCGCGGCAAGAACCGTCTGGAGATGGCGCCCCACGTGTACGCCATTGCCGAAGGCGCGTACTACAACATGCTTGCGTACAAAGAGAACCAGTGCGTGATCATTTCCGGCGAGTCGGGTGCCGGAAAAACCGAGGCCGCGAAGCGTATCATGCAGTACATTGCCGCCGTCAGTGGAAACGATGGGCAGTCGGGCATCCAGGGAATCAAGGACATGGTCCTCGCGACGAATCCGCTGCTCGAGAGTTTCGGCTGTGccaagacgctgcgcaacaACAACTCGTCGCGCCACGGCAAGTACCTCGAAATCATGTTTgatgcgcacggcacgccgatcgGCGCCAACATTACCAACTATCTCTTGGAAAAAGGGCGCGTCGTGGGGCAGATCCGCAACGAGCGCAACTTTCACATCTTTTACCAGTTCACCAAGGCTGCTACaccgcagcagcgcgaaaTGTTTGGCCTGCAAGGCCCGGAAGCCTATGCGTACACGGCCAACAGCCAGTGCCTCGACGTGCCTGGTATTGACGACCACGCAGACtatgctgcggcgcgcgatgcgaTGAACATTATTGGCCTGAGCGAGGCGGAACAGACGAGCATCTTCCGCATGCTCGCCTCCATCCTGTGGCTCGGCAACGTGACCTTTGCCGAGAACCAGCAgggcgacgccgagatCGCCAACGCCGACGTCCCCTCGTTTGTCGCgtacctgctcgaggtcgatGCGGGCGCCGTGACGCGggcgctgacgcagcgcatcatggagacgcagcgcggcggccgccgtggcTCGGTGTACGAAGTGCCGCTGAACCCCACACAAGCCGCGTCGGTGCGTGACGCGCTGAGCAAGGCGATCTACAACAACCTCTTTGAGTGGATCGTGACACGAATCAATACCTCGCTCAACGCGCGCACCCAGGCGGCGAACGTGATTGGTGTGCTGGACATTTATGGCTTCGAGATCTTTGACAATAACTCGTTCGAGCAACTGTGCATCAACTATGTCAACGAGAAGCTCCAGCAGATCTTCATTGAGCTCACGCTGAAGAAGGAGCAGGAGGAGTACGCCCAGGAGCAGATCCAGTGGACACCGATCAAGTACTTTAACAACAAGGTCGTCTGCGATTTgatcgaggagcgccggccgccgggcATCTTTTCCGCGCTGAACGACGCGATGGCGACGGCGCATGCGGACCCCGCTGCGGCGGACAACTCGTTCGTGCAGCGTACCTCGATGCTCGCGTCGAACCCGCACTttgaggcgcgcggcaacAAGTTCCTTGTGCGCCACTATGCCGGCGACGTGATGTACAACGTGAGCGGCATGACGGACAAGAACAAGGATGCGCTCCTCAAGGATATCCTGAACCTGGTCGACTCGTCCGGCAACCAGTTCCTCAAAGGCCTCTTCCCGGACCGTCCGGACCCAGACAGCAAGAAGCGCCCACCGAGTGCGGGAGACCGCATCAAGGCGAGCGCGAACCTGCTCGTGGAGAATTTGATGCGCGCACAGCCGTCGTACATCCGCACGATCAAGCCGAACCAGAACAAGAGCCCGAGCGAGTACGACGGACAGGCGATCCTGCACCAGATCAAGTACCTCGGTTTGCAGGAGAATGTgcgtgtgcgtcgcgccggcTTTGCGTACCGCAACACGTTTGAAAAGATCGTGCAGCGCTTCTACCTGCTCTCTCCCGCGACGTCGTACGCAGGCGAGTACACCTGGCaaggcgacgcacgcagcggctgcGAGCGCATCTTTATCGACACCGGCATCGCCCGCGACGAGTGGCAGCTGGGTGCGACCAAGGGCTTTATCAAGAATCCCGAgacgctctttgcgctcgagacgatGCGCGACCGATACTGGCATAACATGGCGATGCGCATCCAGCGCGCGTTCCGTGCGTACATGCGCTACAAGCACGAGtgtgcgcgccgcatccagcgcgcgtggcgccgcagccgcgagGGCAACGACTTCTTGGTCATGCGCGACTATGGCCACCAGGTGCTGGCGgggcgcaaggagcgccgccgctttAGTCTGATTAGCATGCGCCGGTTCCTCGGCGATTACCTGGACCTGAACGGGTCCTCCGCCGAGGGGCGCATGCTGCGGGCCGCGGCCAACATTCCGGCACAGGAGCCGGTCGTGTTtagcgcacgcgcgcagctcctcgtctCGAAACTcggccgctcgtcgcgcccgagccccCGCTTCCTAGTAATGACGGAGCGCACGGTGTACATCCTCgtcacgcagctcgtgaACAAGGTGCCGCAGACCATGTGCGAACGCCGCATCGCCCTCTCGTCGATCCGCTCGGCAGGTCTGTcgggcctgcgcgacgactGGGTCATCCTCAAcaccggcgacgaggagggcgaTCCACTGCTCCACCTCGACTTTAAGACGGAGTTTGTCTCGCGGATCCTGCAGCAGACGCGGGGGAGCACACATGTAAATATCGCCAACCAACTCGAGTACGTGCGCAAGGGACGCAAGAAGGCACACGTTACCTTTAAGAAGGACGAGAGCGTCCAGCGGGGCGACGTTTACAAGAGCTCGACCGTCTCGGTCGGCTCGGGCGAGCCGCCCAACAGTGTGTCGCGGCCACCGGCGAGGAAGAAGCcgggcgtcgtgcgcccgGTGACGACGGGCAAGCTCTTGCGCCCGGGTGGGCCAAGCACggatcgccgcgcaccggcacctGCACCACGCGCCGTGTCAGCGCCGGCACCGCGGTCGGTGCCTGCCCCAGCACCGCGGTCGGTacctgccgcgccggccgcatcggccgcaccggcggcgcctgctccgCCTGCACGCGGCCTGCCGCCGTACCTGCAAGGCAGTGCCCCTGCGGCCCCTGCGGCCCCTGCGGCCCCTGCGGCCCCTGCGGCCCCGGCGGCCCCGGCggccccggcggcgcctcctgcgccggcacgcactggtgccgcgccgcccatcgctggcggcctcggtgggcttgcgccgcccgtgACGCAGCTGGGTGCGATGGCGCCCGTCGCTGGATCACGCAGTGTGCCTTCTGCAccggccgcgcctgctgcgcctgctgtgCCGGCCGCTCCGACAGCGCCGGCCGCACCTACGCCGCTTGCTTCTGCTGCACCGACGCCGTTTGCGTCTgctgcgccgacgccgtttgctgctgctgctcctgcGGCCCCTGCTGCtcccgccgcgcctgcggctCCTACAGCTTCGGCGGCCCCCGCCGCGTCTTCGCGtgctccgccgccgccaccgccgtcgcgcagccgcAACCCGCGCTACAAAGCCTTGTACGACTTTGCAACGGTTGAGCAAGGTGAGCTTCCGCTCCGCCAGGGCGACATTGTCGACCTGGAAGAGAAAGAAGAGAGCGGCTGGTGGCTCGTCAAGAAGGACGGCGTTTCTGGCTGGGCGCCTGCCGACTACCTCGAGCCAgtgcccgaggcgccgccggtcaAGCCGCGGCAGCCCCCGGTCGCGCCGAAGCCGAAGCCTGCCGCGAagcccgccgaggccccGTCGTGGTCCGCGCCCGACACGAACGCGGCGCCTGTTGCGGTGATGCCCGGCATGGGCGAGCCTGGCGGCTTTGCCGCGGTCCTTGCGCGCAAAAAGGCCGAGAATGCcgcgcggggcgcagcCGAGTAG